From a region of the Mauremys mutica isolate MM-2020 ecotype Southern chromosome 12, ASM2049712v1, whole genome shotgun sequence genome:
- the CDC42EP4 gene encoding cdc42 effector protein 4, with the protein MPILKQLVSNSAHSKRRSRADLTAEMISAPLGDFRHTMHVGRAGDAFGDTSFLNSKAGEPESPEELGSSKPGLLSRKFRSSKRSQSVTRGDRRDMLGSLRDSAIFVKNAVSLPQLTEKEADKSAGKLPKSLSSSPVKKAPEEAAAPEEKPHPNGAAARPQSPSLDERDFGDLTDLPVVVPKSSYGMKHAESIMSFHIDLGPSMLGDVLSIMDKDQWDQDEDFGAMVPEEFRRDGGPTRVPAAHRLSQEGRPQPDSLLTAPACQDQSRAVGSARSQVSRDSSSVSSCTVRGLEEHRPSPERQSYRIPDGARPGPPKQHDKEFSFADEEDDEIRV; encoded by the coding sequence ATGCCGATCCTGAAGCAGCTCGTCTCCAACTCCGCCCACTCCAAGCGGCGCTCGCGGGCGGATCTGACGGCTGAGATGATCAGCGCCCCGCTGGGCGACTTCCGCCACACCATGCACGTGGGCAGAGCGGGGGACGCCTTCGGGGACACCTCCTTCCTCAACAGCAAGGCCGGTGAGCCGGAGTCCCCTGAGGAGCTGGGCTCCTCCAAACCCGGCCTGTTGTCCCGTAAGTTCCGCAGCAGCAAGAGGTCGCAGTCGGTGACGCGCGGCGACCGGCGGGACATGCTGGGCTCCCTGAGGGACTCGGCCATCTTCGTGAAGAACGCCGTCTCCCTGCCTCAGCTCACCGAGAAGGAGGCGGACAAAAGCGCCGGGAAGCTGCCCAAGAGCCTTTCCTCGAGCCCTGTCAAGAAGGCACCGGAGGAGGCGGCCGCCCCGGAGGAAAAGCCGCATCCCAACGGCGCAGCCGCCCGCCCCCAGAGTCCCAGCCTGGACGAGCGAGACTTTGGGGACCTGACAGATCTGCCTGTCGTGGTGCCGAAGAGCAGCTATGGCATGAAACACGCCGAGTCCATCATGTCCTTCCACATCGACCTGGGGCCCTCCATGCTGGGGGACGTCCTGAGCATCATGGACAAAGACCAGTGGGACCAGGACGAAGACTTCGGCGCCATGGTACCCGAGGAGTTCCGAAGGGATGGAGGCCCTACCCGGGTACCTGCAGCCCACCGGCTCAGCCAGGAAGGGAGGCCCCAGCCGGATTCCCTGCTGACGGCGCCAGCCTGCCAGGACCAGAGCAGGGCCGTGGGCTCTGCCCGGAGCCAGGTCAGCAGGGACAGCAGTTCAGTTTCTAGCTGCACAGTACGGGGACTGGAGGAGCACCGCCCATCCCCCGAAAGACAGAGCTACAGGATCCCAGATGgcgcccggcctggcccccccaAGCAGCACGACAAAGAGTTCTCCTTCGCGGATGAGGAGGACGACGAGATCAGAGTGTAG